A region of the Coxiella-like endosymbiont genome:
TTTTAAACGTCGCAAGATCACTCCAGCTACTTCAGGACGCTCTCTGGATAATGCAGTTTCTTTTTCTATTAATGAAGCAACAATAAGCGCTTGATAGGAATTTTTATAAGGTAAATTCTTTGACCGACTTTGCCAAGCTTTTTTCAAAATTGTTTGCATTCGATCATAAGCTTGACGCAATATTTGAAAATCAGTCTCCTCCCAAGTAAAAAAATAAGTGTCAGGGAAAAATAGCCCTTCAGGATATCGATTGTCTCCCAATTTTGCCATGATTTGTTGGTCGCTCAGTTCATTAATCGTATGCAGAATATGAGAGTTAGCTTCTAACGCTTCTTTAACTTGACGAAAGGTCCATCCTTCAATAAAGGTGACGCTTCGTTGTTTCACTTTTCCTGACACAATATTGTCTAATAACTCTCGCGCAGTCATAGTGCGTGTAACTTGATACTCTCCAGCTTTTAATAAAGAAGCATCTTTCATAAGGCGAGCTAATAAAATAAAAATTTGTGGATGCTTCATCAAACCTTCTTGGAATAAATGGTAAGCTAAATAACGAACCCCAGTTCCGGGCGGTATTGTGATCATAGCCGCTTGTTGTATTTCCCTTTCACTACGCATTGGCATATAAACAAAACGATACCACACAATGGCAAACCACGTTCCCAAAATTAAAATAAGAAGGGCAACAATAGTGAAAACGATTTTTTTAAATAACGACATGAAATAAAGTATGAAATAAAGTTTAGACCTTCCTTAGCACCAATGTACCGTTGGTTCCTCCAAATCCAAAAGAATTTGACATCACTGTAGTAATGTTTATTTCCCGCGCTGTCTGAGGGACAAAATCTAAATCACAGTCTTCATCGGGATGTTCTAAATTAATCGTCGGTGGCGCCACGTTATCTCGAATAGCCAAAACCGAAATCACCGTTTCAACTGCCCCCGCGGCCCCTAACATATGGCCCGTCATTGATTTTGTAGAACTTATAGCTAGTTTATAAGCATGATTCCCAAAAGTTTTTTTGATAGCCAGCGCTTCCAGATGATCCGCTGCCTGCGTGGAAGTGCCATGAGCATTAACATAATCTACTTCTTTAGCAGGAATCCCGGCATCGAACAAAGAATTTTTCATACAAGCGTAAAAACCATTACCACCCGGAGCAGGCGCTGTCATATGGAAAGCATCCCCGCTCATTCCGAAGCCAATCACTTCCGCATAAATGTGGGCACCACGCTTTTTTGCGTGTTCCAATTCCTCTAATACCACAGATGCCGCTCCTTCGCCTAATACAAAACCATCTCGATCCTTATCCCAAGGACGACTAGCTTTTTCCGGTTCATCATTTCGGCTTGAAAGTGCGCGCGCCGCTGAAAATCCACCAATCCCCAAAGCCGTTGTAGCCATTTCGCTCCCTCCCGCTACCATGGCATCCGCATCATTATGCGCAATAATTCGTGCAGCATGACCGATATTATGAAGACCTGTGGTACAAGCGGTAACGATGGAAATATTAGGGCCTTTCAAATTGTAGTTTATAGATACTATCCCAGATGCCATATTAACGATGGCACCAGGGATAAAAAAGGTGAAAGTTTACGGGGCCCATCGATCAATAGCGTCTGATGATATCTTTCAATCCATGGCATTCCCCCAATCCCAGAACCAATGGCAACGCCTACTCGAGAAGGATTGATTTCATCGACTACAAGCCCAGCGTCTTCGATGGCTTGGCGAGATGCCTCCACAGCGAATTGAACAAAAACATCTGTTCGTCGAACTTCCTTAGGGTCTAAGGACAGATTTGGATCAAAGTTTTTTACTTCTGCTGCAATTTGCGTAGCAAAAGCGGATGCATCAAAGCGCGTAATACGGGCCACTCCGCTTTTGCCTTCTAAAAGAGCGGCCCACATATCTGGAACATTGTTTCCCACTGGGGTTACTGCTCCTAAGCCTGTTATCACAACGCGTCTCTTCTCCAATTTAGCGCTCCTCAGAGAGACCAAGCAGAAAAAAATCACAATTTAAAAATTGATCAGTTAATCAGTAGATTCACTTGCAGAATGTGATTTAATATAATCAATCGCTTGCTGAACGGTCGTAATCTTCTCTGCCTCTTCATCGGGGATTTCAGTATCGAATTGCTCTTCCAATGCCATCACCAGCTCAACCGTATCTAAAGAATCGGCACCGAGATCATCTACAAATGAAGCATCATTAGTGACTTCTTCTTCCTTTACTCCTAATTGCTCAATGATAATCTTTTTGACTCGTTCTTCAACTGTTGCCATATTTTCGGCTCCCCTTCTTAAAAACTAAATAAGTGCATTCGGTCAATAGTAACATTTTGTTACTTGTATTCAAGCGCTATACCATACACATTCCACCATTAATATGCAATGTCTCCCCGGTTATATATCCAGCTCCCTCAGAGGCTAAATAAACTGCGGCTTTAGCGATTTCTTCGGGACGTCCCATTCGTTTCATGGGCACCCGAGTCAAAATAGCTTCTTGTTGCTTTTCCGACAATGCGCTTGTCATTTCCGTTTCAATAAAGCCAGGAGCGATACAATTCGCTGTAATGCCGTAAGCAGCATGTTCTACGGCGATAACTTTCGTAAGACCTATAAGGCCAGATTTAGCAGCGACATAATTTGCTTGCCCGGGATTTCCCATAATGACTACGACCGAAGCAATATTGATAATCCGGCCCCACCGCTTCTTAAGCATTGGCTTCAAACACGCCTTAGTCAAATGGAAAACACCATTCAAATTGGTTTCAATAACGGCTTCCCATTCTTCAGGCTTCATGCGGAGAAAAATGTTATCACGAGTAATACCTGCGTTATTAATGAGAATGTCTACCGAACCGAAGTTTTCCTGCATATTAGCCAAAATAGTTCTCATAGCTTCTGAGTCGCAAACGTTTAAAGAATAACCTTTTCCTTTAAAACCTTTCTCGGCCAAGATTTGAGTAATTTTATGAGCGCTCTCTTCGGAGGTAGCCGTTCCAAGAACAATAGCTCCTTGAAGACCTGCTTCTTTAGCAATTGCTAATCCAATACCACGAGACGCTCCCGTAATTAACGCAATTTTTCCTTCAATAAACATACCCTCATATTCCTCTTCATTTAACTAAAGGCTTTTTTTACTTCATCCGCTCTAAGGCAGCTAAAATTAACTCTGTCGTTGTCAGTGGGAATGTTTCACTTCGGCGTTCGATGCGCTTATTCAAACCTGCTAATTTATTATCCGGACCGCACTCTCCAAAGAATTTTATTCCACGCTTTACCATTTTTTGGATAGTTTCTACCCATCGCACAGGATCTACGAGTTGCTTCACCAACGCAGTGCGAATTGCCTCGGCCCCCTGATGCTCAGTGACATCTATATTGTGGATCACAGGAATCGTAGGCGAAATCATGGTTACCCCGGCTAAATCCCGCGCAAGACGTTGAGCCGCCGGCTGCATCAAAGGGGAGTGAGAAGGCACACTGACGGGAATGCGTTTAGCAATTTTAGCGCCCTCAGTTTTAGCCAACGCAAGAGCACGTTCCACAGCCAATGCATCTCCAGATATTACCGTTTGAGCAGGAGAATTTAAATTGGCAGGCCTCACAACCGCGCTCTGGGCCGATTTTTCGCATATCGCTTCGATCTGCGATTCACTTAAACCAATAATCGCTCCCATTGCTCCTTCACCTGGTGGCACCGCCTCTTGCATGTAGCGACCTCGGCTTTCTACTAATTGAACAGCATCTGCAAATCTCACTGCTTTCGCGCAAACCAAGGCTGCGTATTCCCCTAAACTATGACCAGCCATCGCTTGAGGCGGAAACCCCCTAAATCCTCCCAACACCGAAAAATAGCGACATCGACTACCAACAGAGCGGGTTGGGTAAATTGAGTTTGGTTCAGTTTTTCTTGAGGACCCTGTTGGGTTAGCGCCCATAAATCATATCCCAGAACAGAAGATGCTTCGTAAAAGGTTTCTCTAACTAAAGGTTGCTCTTGAGCTAATTCTCGGAGCATCCCCAGGTGTTGAGATCCTTGACCTGGAAATACTAAAGCAAATGGTATAGGCATGTTGTTATTTCTCCATTTGTTATATTTCTCCATTAATAATTAATACTTTAATAGAGCAGCACCCCATGCCAATCCTGCTCCAAAGGCTTCTAACAATAAGGTTTCACCACGCTGAATTTTGCCGGATCGAACAGCAACGTCGAAGGCTAAAGGAATAGAAGCAGCAGAGGTATTCCCATGTTTTTTAATAGTTAAAATAACCCGCTCCAGAGGTAAGCCAAGGCGTTTAGCTGTGGCTTGAATAATCCGCATATTTGCCTGATGAGGTATCAACCAATCAATATCTGATCTTTTAAGGCCGCTCTTTTCCACAGTCTCATCAACAATTTCTCCTAATTTCGTCACAGCCACTTTAAACACCTCATTACCCCGCATTCGCAAAGGAAACTCATTTAATTCGCGATCCCATATAGGACTTTTAGAAGTAATTAAGTCTGCGTAGTTGCCATTAGCGTGGAGAATCATTTTTAGGATTCCCGGTTCTTTATCGGCTTGCAAAATTACCGCTCCAGCTCCATCCCCAAATAAAATGCAGGTACTTCGGTCTTGCCAATCGACTATTTTTGTTAGCGAATCCACTCCAATGACCAAAATGGTTTTAGCACCGCCCGTGCAAATATACTGATCTGCAACGCTTAATCCATATACAAATCCTGCACACGCCGCATTTAAATCAAAAGCAGGAATATCATCTCTTAAATTTAAATGGCGCTGGACTAAACAAGCCGTACTTGGAAAATAATATTCTGCCGTAGCCGTTCCCACGATAACCATATCAATAGTGGAAGGGTCAATCCCAGACATTTCAATAGCACGTTTGGAAGCACTGACCGCCATCGTGGTAGTGTTATCAGGGCTCGTAGCGATAATATGGCGCTCTCGCACGCCTACCCGTTTCATTATCCATTCGTCTGAAGTTTCTACCATTTTCTCCAAATCCTCGTTGCTGAGGACTTGTTCCGGGATATAGCTACCAACTCCCCGAATACGCGAATACATCATTAGGTCTCAGACTCCTTAAGCACACTGCTCACTTTTTCTTTAATGAGCTGTGGAATATTTTTATTGACTTCGAGAATGGCTTCTTTCACAGCCGAAATGAAAGGATTAACATTGGCACTACCGTGACTTTTTATCACAATCGCATTTAAGCCTAAAAAGGTTGCTCCATTATAACGCCCAGGATCGACTCTCTTTATTAAGCGTTTAAAAATAGGGATAGCGGGTAATACTGCCAATTTAGTCCACCAGGCCTCTTTGAAAGCCTCTCGCGCATATTGCGCAATTAATTTTGCCACGCCTTCTGTAGCTTTTAATACCACATTCCCCACAAAGCCATCACAGACAACCACATCGGCGACATTATCAAAGATGGAGTCACCTTCCACGTACCCAATATAGTTAATCGCTTTGCTTTTCTCAAAAAGCTTGTTGGCCTTTTTTACTAGCTCGTTCCCTTTAATTTCTTCTTCACCGACGTTCAGCAATCCCACTCTGGGGTTAGGGATGCTATCAGAAGCCGCTGCTAAAATAGACCCCATCACAGCAAATTGGTATAAATTTTCAGGGCTGGAATCAACGTTAGCACCCAAATCCAAAACCCGAACTTCCTGTTCATTTTTGGTGGGAAACGAAGCAGTAATAGCGGGACGGTCAATACCTGGTAAGGTTTTGAAAACATAACGAGCTGTTGCCATCAAAGCACCGGTGTTGCCCGCACTGACGCAAGCCTGCGCCCGACCTTCTTTTACTAAATTTATAGCCACTCGCATCGAAGAATCTTTCTTCGTCCGAAGCGCTTGAGAAGGAACTTCGTCCATTGCTACCTCCTCAGTAGCGTGCACAATTTCCCATCGATCCCTCACTGATTTACTACCCTCTGTTATTAAGGGACTAAGCCGCTCCTCTTTGCCTACTAAGAGAAGTTTGACATGGGGGTATTTCTTAAGAATTGACAATGCCGCGGGCACAATAACTTTGGGACCGTGATCACCACCCATAGTATCCAGTGCTATTGTCTTCACCACTAATGTCTTCACCATTAATGGTTACTCTTCGTCTTCGTAAGACTCTTCTGAAGTAATAACTTCACGGCCTTTATAATATCCTTCTGGACTAATATGATGCCACAAATGCGTTTCCCCCGTCACGGGATCTTTGGATAATACGGGAGCACACAGCTCATCATGCGAGCGACGCATACCGCGTCTTGAACGAGTTTTACGACTTTTTTGTACTGCCATTGTCTCTCTAACTCCAAGGTATGACATTGCTCGTGCTTGGGGCTCATCGGTAAGCTGAGCAATAATTCTTCTTCTATTAGTTCTGTTAAAGTTACTCTCTGATTGGTAACTAACAATGATTCCATAGGCTCAGGCCGGGGGGCCCGAGGGGGCCCCGCCACAGGGCAATCGCTATTATCGTCCCTCTCACCGGGTCTTATACAAGGCTTTACGTTTATATCATAGCTCACTGCTTCGCTACAACGTTCGCATTCGAATGTGAGATAGGGTCCTCTCCGGACCTCCGGACACCCACTTTTAATAAAACGAAGCCTAAACTTTTCTTGGCCAAACTCAAAACAAACCACTACCACTTCCCTCGCCTTTCCCATTAAGGGAAGCAGTCGCGTTAATTCCTTTAAAGGCACTTCATCTTCTAAGGTTGCTCCGACGATCGCAAAGCTTAAAGGGATTGATTTTTAATGGTAATCAATTGCTTACTCTCTTATCCAAATCTAACGAGACAATGGTATATGGGAACAGGATGGGTGTCAAACCGCCACCAGTGAGTGAACTCTACTGGCGATCCAAACTTTCCACAATGACAATCAAGAGGTTTACTGAACACTAAATAAAGAATATTCAAAGGCTGAATTGCAAATTCGCAATTCGGAGTTGCTATTCTGCTCAACAAGCTCGCAGATCTCTTAGAAATTCAAGGAGAGAATTCTTTTCGTATTTAAAAAGAGCATTAGCACATACTGATATTTGAAGGCTTACGCGGTTTTGGAAAAAATAAAAAAGCTTATCTTAGCAGGCATCAAAGCCTTGGAACGAGGAAAGCCTCGTATTAAACTGATTGACGCCGAAAAAAATTTCAGTTCCCTTGTTAACTTATTCTTGTTAACTTAATTTAAAAACAGCCCCGGGATTAAAAAAAATTGCTTTTGCTGGAAGCTATCGACGACGTAAAGAAACCGTAAGTGACCTCGATCTAATCGCCGTTGCTAATACGTTGCTAATAATGGTAAAAAAATTATTGAATACCTTACTGAATTTGATAGAATATCACTCGTTATTTCTCACGGGACCATTCGCTCAACTGCGGTTTTACATTCTGGTGTCCAAGTTGATTTGCCAGTAATCCTACAAAAAAGTTATGGTTCTACCTTAATTATTTCACGGGATGAAAATCTCATAATATCGCCATCCGCAGAATAGCTATGAAAAAAAATTTGAAAATAAATAAGTATTGTATTTACAAAGATAAAAAGCAAATCGCCGGAAAAACCGAAAAAAAATTTTATGAATTATTTGGTATCTCTTATATAGAATCCGAACTTCTGGAGAATCATGGCGAAATCGAAGCTGCTCTAAAACATCAATTACCGAAATTAATCATTTTAAAAGATAATTGAAGGGAATTTGCATTATCATATAAAAGCTACCAAACGGGGACGCTACTCAATTGAAGAAATGGTAAAGGCAACCTAGCCCAGCCAGCCCAAGAAAAAGGTTATGAATATCTCACCATCACGGATCATTCATAGCATCTTTCCGTGGCACGAGGTTTGAACATAAATCACTTTATGGAACAAATTAAAATTATTGACAAGCTTAATGAAAAATTCAATGGTTTTACTATTTTGAAATCAATTGAAATCGATATTTTAGAAGACGGAAAATTAGACCTTCCAGACGAAGTCTTAAAAGAATTAGATTTAACAGTTTGCTCTATTCATTACAAATTTAATTTATCCGAAAAAATAAACTGAACGTATTCTTCGAGCCATAGAAAACCCATACTTTAATATACTAGACCATCCCAGCGGGCGACTCATTCGGCGCCGCGATTCCCTATTTCCCTATTCTGTTAATGTAGAAAGACTAATTGAAGCGGTAAAAGAAGCGGTAAAAACGAACGGGTGCATTCTAGAAATTAATTCCCAACCCGAACGTAATTAGACTTAGATGATGTTCATTGTAAAATAGCTAAAGAAATAGAGGTTAAAATGGCAATTTCAACTGATGCCCATACCATCAATCAAATGAATTACCTTAAATTTGAGATTGATGTGGCCTGGGCCCCCCATGGTTGGCTTGAAAAAAGATGTTGTTAATACCTATTCTCTTCCCAAGCTCAAGAAATTATTGCGATGAAAATGAATTTACATCTGCTAAGAATTTTGGTACTATTCGGACATGAAAAAGAGCTCATAAGAAAATTGGGATTATTTATTGCTATTTTAGCAATAGCTCTCGTTCAAAATAGCTCCTATGCCAATGCAGTGCTTACTGACTCTCAGCCCCCTAAAAAATCTAAGAACATTATAACTAAAACCAATCCTCAACATATAAGGTACTACGATAAAAAAACAAAATGCTACCACTATAAGGTGTTTAGCTCAACAATATCAAGTTAAAAAAACTCGTGCGGATTAGCTTTATGAACCCACTTACATCCTAACCATACTTATTCCTGGGCGATTACCAATCTATTTATGAACGCCACACGCCTGAAAATGAACCACTGAAGAATGAAGAATTTAAAGGCCAAATGAGTGTTGTAATTTTCCTTATGTTATATGTGACAAATGTTTGGAAGTAACGTTTCGCTTAATGTCTCCTATACACAACTCTCCTATTGACAATTTTACCCTAAGTCTCAGTTTTTCCCAAAACGAATTACGAACTACAGCTTTTTTAAGCAATCATTTTTCTCATAACAGTTTAGCTCTTCGAATTAATCATCAATCCAATGGTCAGGGAGACAAATTAGAAAAAAGCTGGAATCGTCTTTTTAGACTTTATGGCTACAGGGTCTCATTGGATGGTGGATATAAAACCCTAGCTTTTAATTTTTAAATCGTATTCGAGTGATACTCATAACCCTGACATTTGCCAATTTCTGGGATATGGGCGAGTGGTTTTTTGCTGCGACGTTCCATCAACAAGTCATTTCATTAATGTTTCGCAATACGATTGAAATCCGATTTAAACGTAGTGCCATCGAACTTTCTTATTCTTTTCCTATTGATGGATTGCTTACATAGTTACATTCAATTCTTTAGCGGGTATGGAGGGAGGGCAATGTTTAATTGAATATAATCACTATAAACAGTATTGGCGTAGGCTTGATCATCAACAATTGGATTTAGTCACGCTAATTCACGATTAAACACGAGTTTTTAATAAACAGCGTTCCTCGCCACTCAATACCAAACAGCTTAATCTTCAAGTATGAAAAGATCCGTATCCAACGCAATTCGATTAACGTGTATTTCAGGAGTTTTCACTATGGTATGTCCGTACACAATAATTTTTCTAAAATCTTCTTTGGAATTTAAGAATTCAATCCGAATCCATAACAAATCATCTTCATTTTGCTGGTCCAATGAAATCCTAGGTCGCACACCCCCGCATGGGTAAAAAAATAATCTCCTAATTGATAATGCAACCGAAGCGATTTTAAAAATTCCAGATGCTTTTTTTGGCGTCAACTGTAAAATCTTCCCTTGAACCACCAACAGGTTCTCTGGATTCTGAGGCAATTCCGTCACATCAGATCCATAACTAATTGAAGGTAGCCACCTCCACCTTTACTTAGGCAAAGAATAACTTCTTCAGGATCTTTAATAAAATTTAAAAACAGGCTTTCATATTAAATATCGAGTTTCAAAATAAGTGGGTAAAAAAAGGAAAGCTTCGATCACCCGATAAGAATGGGAGCCGATATCAATATAATCTCATAATGTAATAAGAAAGAACATTTCGAAAAGGATGGTGTGAGGCATCCTTTTTAATAGCTTTAAGGAATGGAGCCCGCAAAAAATCAATTCACCCGTGAATGTCAGCAATGACATATACCTAAGTCCTTATAGGCACTTTCATAACCCTAATCTTTCCATAACCCTAATTATAGTATCGCACTCAAAAACGATTCCTCGCAACCATCGTTAGTTAAAAACTATTTAACTGTGAATTTCTCCCTATTTTAAAATTTTAAGAAAATGAAACAAATCAGCATCTAAAAGCGCACAAACGCCTAGGACACGACTATCCCAACGACACGCAATTCCTGCAGAATGCAAAAATAATCGTCGCAATCCCAACACCTTCATTTTTTCATTAAAAACTTTGTCTCCGTACTTTTTATCTCCTGCAATTGGATGACCCATATGAGCGGCATGGACCCGAATTTGATGGGTGCGACCTGTTAAAGCTCGCGCTTCGAGAAGTGTGGCATTTGAAT
Encoded here:
- the mltG gene encoding endolytic transglycosylase MltG, producing the protein MSLFKKIVFTIVALLILILGTWFAIVWYRFVYMPMRSEREIQQAAMITIPPGTGVRYLAYHLFQEGLMKHPQIFILLARLMKDASLLKAGEYQVTRTMTARELLDNIVSGKVKQRSVTFIEGWTFRQVKEALEANSHILHTINELSDQQIMAKLGDNRYPEGLFFPDTYFFTWEETDFQILRQAYDRMQTILKKAWQSRSKNLPYKNSYQALIVASLIEKETALSRERPEVAGVILRRLKKRMPLQIDPTVLYGLGRPYDSPITKEDLVSHTTYNTYQNYGLPPTPIDMPSLGSILAAVNPTAGDAFYYVARGDGSHIFSATYQAHREAVKKYQRNDEEIITIPPWVAPYLSLGEKYGK
- the acpP gene encoding acyl carrier protein, producing the protein MATVEERVKKIIIEQLGVKEEEVTNDASFVDDLGADSLDTVELVMALEEQFDTEIPDEEAEKITTVQQAIDYIKSHSASESTD
- the fabG gene encoding 3-oxoacyl-ACP reductase FabG, translated to MFIEGKIALITGASRGIGLAIAKEAGLQGAIVLGTATSEESAHKITQILAEKGFKGKGYSLNVCDSEAMRTILANMQENFGSVDILINNAGITRDNIFLRMKPEEWEAVIETNLNGVFHLTKACLKPMLKKRWGRIINIASVVVIMGNPGQANYVAAKSGLIGLTKVIAVEHAAYGITANCIAPGFIETEMTSALSEKQQEAILTRVPMKRMGRPEEIAKAAVYLASEGAGYITGETLHINGGMCMV
- a CDS encoding ACP S-malonyltransferase; this translates as MAGHSLGEYAALVCAKAVRFADAVQLVESRGRYMQEAVPPGEGAMGAIIGLSESQIEAICEKSAQSAVVRPANLNSPAQTVISGDALAVERALALAKTEGAKIAKRIPVSVPSHSPLMQPAAQRLARDLAGVTMISPTIPVIHNIDVTEHQGAEAIRTALVKQLVDPVRWVETIQKMVKRGIKFFGECGPDNKLAGLNKRIERRSETFPLTTTELILAALERMK
- a CDS encoding ACP S-malonyltransferase, whose protein sequence is MPIPFALVFPGQGSQHLGMLRELAQEQPLVRETFYEASSVLGYDLWALTQQGPQEKLNQTQFTQPALLVVDVAIFRCWEDLGGFRLKRWLVIV
- a CDS encoding beta-ketoacyl-ACP synthase III, yielding MMYSRIRGVGSYIPEQVLSNEDLEKMVETSDEWIMKRVGVRERHIIATSPDNTTTMAVSASKRAIEMSGIDPSTIDMVIVGTATAEYYFPSTACLVQRHLNLRDDIPAFDLNAACAGFVYGLSVADQYICTGGAKTILVIGVDSLTKIVDWQDRSTCILFGDGAGAVILQADKEPGILKMILHANGNYADLITSKSPIWDRELNEFPLRMRGNEVFKVAVTKLGEIVDETVEKSGLKRSDIDWLIPHQANMRIIQATAKRLGLPLERVILTIKKHGNTSAASIPLAFDVAVRSGKIQRGETLLLEAFGAGLAWGAALLKY
- the plsX gene encoding phosphate acyltransferase PlsX; this encodes MVKTIALDTMGGDHGPKVIVPAALSILKKYPHVKLLLVGKEERLSPLITEGSKSVRDRWEIVHATEEVAMDEVPSQALRTKKDSSMRVAINLVKEGRAQACVSAGNTGALMATARYVFKTLPGIDRPAITASFPTKNEQEVRVLDLGANVDSSPENLYQFAVMGSILAAASDSIPNPRVGLLNVGEEEIKGNELVKKANKLFEKSKAINYIGYVEGDSIFDNVADVVVCDGFVGNVVLKATEGVAKLIAQYAREAFKEAWWTKLAVLPAIPIFKRLIKRVDPGRYNGATFLGLNAIVIKSHGSANVNPFISAVKEAILEVNKNIPQLIKEKVSSVLKESET
- the rpmF gene encoding 50S ribosomal protein L32, with translation MRRSHDELCAPVLSKDPVTGETHLWHHISPEGYYKGREVITSEESYEDEE
- a CDS encoding YceD family protein; the protein is MGKAREVVVVCFEFGQEKFRLRFIKSGCPEVRRGPYLTFECERCSEAVSYDINVKPCIRPGERDDNSDCPVAGPPRAPRPEPMESLLVTNQRVTLTELIEEELLLSLPMSPKHEQCHTLELERQWQYKKVVKLVQDAVCVARMMSCVLPYYPKIP
- a CDS encoding phospholipase A produces the protein MSPIHNSPIDNFTLSLSFSQNELRTTAFLSNHFSHNSLALRINHQSNGQGDKLEKSWNRLFRLYGYRVSLDGGYKTLAFNF